Proteins encoded together in one Tripterygium wilfordii isolate XIE 37 chromosome 14, ASM1340144v1, whole genome shotgun sequence window:
- the LOC120015630 gene encoding stemmadenine O-acetyltransferase-like yields the protein MSTSVNLLPRAMPPFPETSVGNLVLLASIVIGEETNLCSFIGWVKESISRFNGDLLKSFQGAQGLQHFLEFATKTCKSYSKALSDGVEFIVFNSWCNSGIYSVDFGWGKLIRFLSTALALPIRGSVIQLLDTRMSNGIEAWMTLEEEIMSVVEHDEELLS from the coding sequence ATGTCTACTTCGGTGAACTTGCTACCGAGGGCTATGCCACCATTCCCAGAAACAAGTGTAGGAAATTTAGTTTTGCTAGCATCTATTGTAATTGGTGAGGAAACAAATTTGTGCAGTTTCATAGGCTGGGTGAAGGAAAGCATATCCAGATTCAATGGTGATTTGTTGAAGAGCTTTCAAGGTGCTCAAGGATTGCAACATTTTTTGGAGTTCGCGACAAAGACTTGTAAATCATATTCGAAGGCTTTGTCCGATGGAGTCGAATTCATTGTGTTTAATAGCTGGTGTAACTCGGGCATTTATAgtgttgattttggttggggGAAGCTGATACGGTTTCTAAGTACTGCTCTCGCTCTTCCGATTCGTGGATCTGTGATTCAGCTCTTGGATACTAGAATGAGTAATGGAATAGAAGCATGGATGACACTAGAAGAAGAAATCATGTCTGTGGTGGAGCATGATGAGGAACTTCTTTCATAG